In a single window of the Cydia amplana chromosome 4, ilCydAmpl1.1, whole genome shotgun sequence genome:
- the LOC134647664 gene encoding lipase 3-like — protein sequence MLLGVMSVSAQTDVVESRNNRFIERIKWQGYPAELHQVTTKDGYVLSLHRIPHGRDGSPGPRPVVFVMHGLMSASSHFVYMDPEYAIAYNLADAGYDVWMGNQRGNRYSRQHISLNPDDSKEKLEFFDYSWEDVGTIDLPAMIDYALAFTGQEKLHYIGHSQGGTVFLVLSSMNPEYSNKKIASAHLLAGVGYMENFPSARLRRLSDFGSIIHTWGTRLGIVEISSDALRRSEKQTIEQNGVVDYCAGDEEYKAFCETIGVPYLMGDRLTLPVMPEMGGCSLKQLAHFGQNIKDGLFRRWDYGPLTNLRVYRSLTPPSFDLSKITVNVTMHYSLSDSVLHEIDVLAMAAVMSNTKVRKIEKDTFKHEDYIFAKDSKELVNDYIIEALNQF from the exons ATGTTGCTTGGGGTGATGTCGGTGTCTGCGCAGACTGATGTCGTGGAGAGTAGGAATAATAGATTT ATCGAAAGAATAAAGTGGCAAGGTTATCCCGCCGAGCTCCATCAGGTGACCACAAAAGACGGCTATGTCCTGAGCTTGCACCGCATACCCCATGGGAGAGACGGGTCTCCAGGACCGAGGCCCGTTGTTTTCGTGATGCATGGTCTCATGAGCGCCTCTAGCCATTTCGTGTATATGGACCCTGAATATGCCATTG CATACAACCTAGCTGACGCCGGCTACGACGTGTGGATGGGCAACCAGCGCGGCAACAGATATTCCCGGCAACACATCTCTCTCAACCCTGATGACTCCAAAGAGAAGTTGGAATTCTTCGACTACAGCTGGGAAGACGTCGGTACTATCGACCTCCCAGCGATGATAGACTACGCACTTGCGTTCACCGGCCAGGAGAAGTTGCACTACATCGGGCACTCCCAGGGAGGGACAGTCTTCTTAGTCCTATCTTCGATGAACCCTGAGTATAGTAATAAGAAGATTGCGAGCGCTCATCTGTTGGCCGGTGTTGGATATATGGAGAATTTCCCCTCCGCACGTTTGAGAAGGCTCTCTGATTTTGGAAGCATTATACAC ACTTGGGGTACTCGCCTAGGAATAGTGGAAATATCGTCCGACGCTTTAAGACGGTCCGAGAAACAGACAATCGAACAAAATGGAGTCGTCGATTACTGCGCTGGAGATGAGGAGTACAAGGCTTTCTGTGAAACGATCGGAGTACCTTATTTAATG gGTGACCGTCTAACCTTACCCGTCATGCCTGAAATGGGCGGTTGCTCGCTCAAGCAGTTAGCCCACTTCGGCCAAAACATCAAAGACGGACTGTTCAGACGTTGGGACTACGGCCCGTTGACCAACCTTCGAGTCTACCGATCCCTCACCCCACCATCATTCGATCTCAGCAAAATCACCGTTAATGTAACCATGCACTATTCGCTTAGCGATTCCGTCTTACACGAGATAGATGTCCTAGCAATGGCCGCTGTGATGTCCAATACAAAAGTCAGGAAAATCGAGAAAGATACGTTTAAGCATGAGGATTATATTTTCGCAAAAGACTCTAAGGAATTGGTGAACGATTACATAATTGAGGCATTAAACCAGTTTTGA